The Spirochaeta isovalerica DNA window AGTTTCCATAAGGGTCTCCCCATCAGAAACGAGGTTTCTGTTAAACGCCATCCTGAAGGCATCTCGGCTTCCCTGGATTCCTGTTTCACCCTGTTCTGTGTAAAAATCTTTTACCGTATTCCAGGCCAGCTCATATGTATACTCAAAACTCTGAATTAAGCCTTGTTTCTCCAGCTTGTTCAGTTCTCTGGATTTGGCCGTATCAACCGCTTCTTTTAAATTCGACAGAGCTTTACTGAAATTACTGAGCCTTTGAATCCACCGGATGTCTTCCATTGAGTCGTCCCCTTAATATATCGATATACTACATCATAAAAAAGAGTTTGTCCTGACTCAAATTCATGTCATTAAGACCTGTGGAAATCCTGTCCACAGGTCTTAATCATTTTACGGTCTGATTTCGGTATAGAAGTAGAACCTGTACTCACGATCATAATAAGTATCATATGAAAATGCTGCCAGAACGGTTCCATCGCTGTTAGGAGTAAAAAT harbors:
- a CDS encoding nucleotidyltransferase substrate binding protein translates to MEDIRWIQRLSNFSKALSNLKEAVDTAKSRELNKLEKQGLIQSFEYTYELAWNTVKDFYTEQGETGIQGSRDAFRMAFNRNLVSDGETLMETIKSRQKTSHSYNEETAEEILQAVINHYYKAFEDLARQLAIEKDKV